The following nucleotide sequence is from Flavobacterium sp. N1736.
ATCAGGAAATAAATGGTGTTCGCCATCATTTTGACGATATGGAAATTATAAAAGAAATATTAGATCAACTAAGAAAATAAAAGTTTAACCGGTTAATTGATTATTCGTTTAATCGAATAATTATTAAATCAAACTAACGAATAAACAAATAAACGATTTACCAAATAAACCACGATATATGCTATACTATTTATTTGAATATTTGAGAAAAACATTAGACATGCCAGGGGCTGGAGTTTTTCAGTACATCACTTTTAGATCAGCTTTGGCATTTATGCTTTCGCTGCTTTTATCAACGATTTATGGAAAACGGGTTATCAATTTTCTGCGTAAGCAACAAGTTGGTGAAACAGTTCGTGAGCTTGGTCTTGCAGGTCAAAATGAAAAAGCAGGAACGCCAACAATGGGTGGACTGATTATCATTTTTGCTACGTTGGTTCCGGTTTTATTGTTTGCTCGTTTGCAAAATATTTACATCGTATTGCTTATTGTAACTACACTTTGGATGGGAACAATTGGTTTTGTGGATGATTATATTAAAATATTCAAAAAAGATAAACAAGGGCTTAAAGGTATTTTTAAAGTTATTGGTCAGGTTGGTTTAGGACTTATTGTGGGTACGGTTTTATACTTTAATCCTGCTGTTACGATAAGAACAGATAATGTCAGAACAGATTTATTGAGAGCAAATAATAATACAACTGTTGTATTGCCTGCTCCGGTAGAAGAAAAATCGACAGCAACGACAATTCCTTTTGTAAAAAATAATGAGTTTGATTATGCTGAAGTTTTATCGTTTTTAGGAGACGGATATGAAAAATGGGCTTGGCTGATCTTTATTCCGGTTGTAATTTTCATCATTACAGCAGTTTCAAACGGAGCTAATTTAACGGATGGAATTGACGGACTCGCCGCAGGAACCTCGGCAATATCGGTTCTCGCACTCGGAATATTCACGTTTGTTTCAGGTAATATTATTTTTTCGAATTACCTCAATATAATGTACATACCCAATTCGGGAGAAATGACGGTTTTTATATCTGCCTTTGTGGGTGCTTTAATTGGATTTCTCTGGTATAATTCCTTTCCCGCATCTGTGTTTATGGGAGATACCGGAAGTTTGACGATTGGCGGAATCATAGCAGTTTTAGCCATTGCAGTTCGTAAAGAAATATTGATCGTTTTATTCTGCGGAATTTTCCTTGCAGAAAGTGCTTCTGTAATTATTCAGGTAGCTTATTTTAAATATACAAAGAAACGTTTTGGCGAAGGCCGAAGAATTTTCCTGATGTCGCCTTTGCATCATCATTATCAGAAAAAGGGCTATCATGAAAGTAAAATTGTAACCCGTTTCTGGATTGTTGCCATCATGTTAGCCATATTATCAATAGTAACATTAAAATTAAGATAGATGAGATTGGTAGTTTTGGGAGGAGGAGAAAGTGGCGTTGGAACGGCTATTCTCGGAAAAAAACAAGGATACGAAGTCTTTGTATCTGATTTTGGAAAGATAAAGGAAAGCTATAAAGAAGTTCTTATTATTAATGGAATTGCTTGGGAGGAAGAACAGCATACCGAAGACCTGATTTTGAATGCCGATGTCGTCATGAAAAGTCCGGGGATTCCTGAAAAATCTCCTATAGTAAAAAAACTTATTGCGGCGGGAGTAAAAGTGATTTCAGAAATTGAATTTGCAAAACCGTTTACCGAAGCTTTAACAATTGGAATTACAGGCAGCAACGGTAAAACTACCACAACAATGTTAACACATCATTTGTTGAAATCGGCAGGTTTGAATATAGGATTGGGAGGAAACATAGGAAAGAGTTTTGCCTGGCAGGTAGCCGAAAATAAATACGATGCATACGTTCTTGAGTTAAGCAGTTTTCAACTCGACGGAATTATAGATTACAGGCCGGATATTGCCATAATTACCAATATTAGTCCTGATCATTTAGATCGATACGAATATAAATATCAAAATTATATCAATTCGAAATTTCGAATTACAATGAACCAGACTGAAAGCGATTATTTGATTTACGATGCAGACGATGAAGCAATTACAGAATGGTTAAAAAATAACAAAACAAAAGCAAAATTAATTCCTTTTTCACTGACAAAAAGTTTTGACGAAGGAGCTTCTATAAATAACAACAAAATGGAAATAAAGATCAACCAAGAAGAGTTTACAATGGAAACAGAATACATTGCGTTAGAAGGAAAACATAATATGAAAAATGCAATGGCAGCAAGCTCTGTAGCAAAATTGATGCAAATTAGAAATGCAACAATTCGCGAAAGTTTATCAAATTTTCAAGGTGTTGAGCACCGTTTAGAAAAAGTATTGAAAATTCAGAATGTACAATATATCAACGATTCAAAAGCAACAAATGTAAACGCTACTTTCTTTGCTTTAGACAGTATGAATGTACCAACTGTTTGGATTGTTGGTGGTGTTGATAAAGGAAACGATTATAATGAATTGATGTCATTGGTTCGCGAAAAAGTAAAAGCAATTATTTGTTTAGGAATTGATAATCAAAAAATCATCAATGCTTTCGGAAATGTTGTAGACATTATGGTTGAAGTAAACAACATGAACGATGCAGTAAAAACGGCACAAAGATTAACAGAAAAAGGTGACGCTGTTTTGTTATCTCCAGCCTGCGCAAGTTTCGATTTATTCGAAAACTACGAAGATCGTGGAAAGCAATTTAAGCAAGCGGTACACAATTTATAGAAAATAGTTTAAAGTTTCATGTTTCAGGTTTCACGCTAGGAGAAACCTGAAACCTGAAACAAAGAAAAACCTGAAACAAAAGATTATGAAAGAACTGGTTAACAAATTAAAAGGAGACAGAGTAATATGGTCATTCGTGGCTTTATTGGCGCTGTTTTCGTTTATGCCTGTTTTTAGTGCGAGTAGTAATTTGGCGTATATAGGTCACGGAACGGGAAATACATTGGGTTATCTGGTAAAACATTTGGCACATATTTGTATTGGTTTCATGATTATTTATTGGGTACATAAAGTTCCGTATCATTATTTCAGGGCTATTTCAAAAATTGCTTTGCCTGTGGTTTGGATTTTATTGCTTTATACCTTGTTGAAAGGAACTGTTATTGCAGGAGCAAATGCAAGTCGTTGGATTCAGGTTCCGTTTATTGGGATTACGTTTCAAACTTCGACTTTGGCTTCTATTGTTTTGTTTATTTATGTGGCAAGATATTTATCAAAAACCAAAGAAGAAAATGAGCCTTTTCAAACCTCATTTGTACAGCTTTGGATTCCGGTTTTTATTACGCTTGCACTTATTTTACCGGCGAACTTTTCGACAACAGCGTTGATTTTTTCAATGGTTATGATGCTGACATTTATTGGTAAATATCCATTAAAATATATTGGTTTTATTATTGGTTCAGGAATTGCAATGCTGGCGTTCTTTTTATTGGTTGCCAAAGCATTTCCCGAATCAAGATTTTTTAGCAGGGTTTCAACTTGGGAAAGTCGTATTGCGAACTTCACCACAGATAAACCTGATGAAGATGATTATCAAATTGAAAAAGCAAAAATTGCCATTGCTTCGGGAAGATTGGGCGGATTAGGTCCCGGGAAAAGTGTTCAGAAAAACTTTTTGCCACAATCATCTTCGGATTTTATTTATGCCATTATTGTTGAAGAATATGGTCTTGTGGGGGGAGTTTCAATCTTGGTTTTATATTTATTGCTTTTATTCCGATTTGTAATTGCTTCGCATAAAGCGACAACATTATTTGGAAAATTAGTCGTCGTCGGACTCGGTTTTCCAATGATATTTCAGGCGATGATTAATATGGCGGTTGCAGTAGAATTATTGCCGGTAACGGGGCAAACGCTTCCGTTGATAAGCAGCGGTGGTAGTTCGATCTGGATGACGTGTTTTTCTCTCGGAATTATCATTAGCGTTACTAAAAAAGACGAAGAAATTGTTGAGGAACAACTGGAAAAAGAAAGAAGAAAAGAAGCGCTTCAAAGATTAATTGATAAAGAACTGGCGGAAGAAGATTTGCCGGTTGATGAAAGAGAAGAAATCTACGAAGGAGAACCAATGTATTCTATCGAAGACAAATCAAGAAACCCGATGAATGCAGTTTTAAACAAATAGATTAAAAGAGAATAATTTTTTAAGGAGAATAACTTTTAAAAATATGACAAATTATAAATTCATATTAAGCGGTGGCGGAACTGGAGGACATATTTATCCTGCAATTGCAATTGCAAATGAGTTAAAATTACAGTTTCCTGATGCTGAATTTCTTTTTGTGGGTGCCAAAGATAAAATGGAAATGCAAAAAGTGCCTCAGGCAGGTTACGAAATAAAAGGTCTTTGGATTGCGGGTTTACAAAGAAAATTAACGTTGCAGAATTTGATGTTTCCTCTAAAATTGGCAACAAGTTTGTTAGAGTCAAGAAGAATCATCAGACAATTTAAACCCAATGTAGTAATAGGAACCGGAGGTTTTGCCAGCGGACCATTATTACAGGCGGCGGGAGGAGCAGGAATTCCTACAGTAATTCAGGAACAAAATTCATTTCCGGGAATTACGAATAAACTGCTGAGTAAAAAAGCAAGTGCTATTTGTGTGGCATACGAGAATTTAGAGCGTTTTTTTCCAAAAGAAAAAATGGTTCTTACAGGAAATCCGGTTCGTCAGGATTTGATCGATATCGACAGTAAAAGAGATGAAGCAATCGCTTTTTACGGTTTAGATGCAAATAAAAAAACATTATTGATTTTAGGCGGAAGTTTAGGTGCCAGAAGAGTCAATCAGTTAATTGAAAAGGAATTGCATAATATACTTTCTCAGGATGTTCAGATTATCTGGCAATGCGGAAAATTATACTTTGAAGATTATAAAAAACATCAGCAGCAACATGTAAGAGTGGTTGATTTTATTGAAAGAATGGATTTTGTTTACGCTGCGGCAGATATTATTATTTCCCGTGCGGGCGCATCATCAGTTTCGGAATTATGTATTGTGGGGAAACCGGTAATTTTTATTCCGTCACCAAATGTAGCGGAAGATCATCAGACAAAAAATGCACAGGCAATTGTAGATGCAAAAGGAGCGGTTTTACTGAAAGAATCAGAATTGGAAAGTCAGTTTAGTATTGTTTTTGAAGCTTTATTGAAAGATTACGGAAAGCAAAATCAATTGAGCGAAAATATTAAAAAACTTGCTAAACCAAATGCGACAAAATTGATTGTTGAAGAAATTAAAAAGTTGTTATAATATAACTTTTTAATAAAATTATAGAACAAAATAAAAAATTTAGAACGCTATTTTTAAGCGTTTTGAGTTATTAAAATAAGAAAATTACAAAGGCTTAATTACTAGTTTTTTAACAAAATAAAGTGACTTGTAAATAGCTCAAAATTAAAATTGAAATGAATTTAAATCAAATACAAAACGTTTATTTTATTGGCATTGGAGGCATCGGAATGAGTGCTCTGGCCCGTTATTTCAAATATATTGGAAAACAGGTTTCAGGCTACGATAAAACGCCGTCAATGCTAACAAGTGAATTAATTGAAAGCGGTATTGATATTCATTTCGAGGATAATATTAGTTTAATTCCAAATGATTATTTTGTAGAGAATACATTAGTGATTTTTACCCCGGCGGTGCCTAAAACACATTCTGAGTGGAATTATTTCATCGAAAGAAATTACGAGATTAAAAAACGTGCCGAAGTTTTGGGACTTATCACGAAAGATACTTTCAGTTTTGCTGTTGCCGGAACACACGGAAAAACAACGACATCAAGTATTTTAGGGCATATTTTATATGAAAGCGGCGCTGATGTAACGGCTTTTGTGGGTGGAATTGTAGAGAATTACGACTCGAATTTAATTGGAAACGGAAAAACCGTAACTGTTGTAGAAGCCGATGAATTTGACAGATCATTTTTGCACTTGCATCCAAATATTGCCTGTATAACATCGATGGATGCGGATCATCTTGATATTTACGGAACGAGTGAAGCAATTGAAGCTTCGTTTGTAGAATTTGCTTCGAAAGTTGAAAATAAAAATAATCTGTTTATAACTAAAGAATTGCCTCTTGAAGGAGTGCAATGTGCTATAAATGAAGATGCTGTATATAAGGCTTTTAATGTTAGAATAGAAAACGGAAGTTATGTTTTTGATGTGCAGACGCCATCAGAAATTATGAAAGACCTGCGTTTTGGATTGCCCGGAAAACACAATTTAATGAATGGATTGATGGCTATTGCAATGGCTAAAACGTTCGGCACCCCGACCGACTCCATTGCAAAAGCTATCGCTTCATTCAACGGAATAAGACGAAGATTTTCGTACCAGATTAAGTCTGAAAATTTAGTTTATATAGATGATTATGCACATCATCCAACAGAAATAAACGCTGTGCATCAAGCAGTTAGGGAATTGTATCCAAATCGTAAAGTTTTGGCCATTTTTCAACCGCATTTATTTAGCAGAACAAGAGATTTTGCAGATGGTTTTGCAGCGAGTTTATCTCAATTTGATGAAGTGTTTTTGATGGATATTTATCCGGCACGCGAATTACCGATGGAAGGGATTACATCAGAATGGCTGTTGGAAAAAATGACAAATTCGAACAAAAAAATTGTTGCCAAAAATGATTTATTAGCGCAAATCAAAGCCAGTGATGCGCCAATAATTGTAACAATTGGAGCTGGTGATATTGGAGAAATGGTTCCGTCAATTAAAAAAATGCTCAATGAAAATATTTAACTGGACAAATATAAGATTGCTTCTCATTTTTGGGCTTGTACTTTTTTTGTATTCGTTCGCGCAGCATCGAAACGGAGATAGAAAACTGAAGAAATCTATGGTTGTTTTTGTAGGAGAAAACACGCTGTTTGTAAAGCCTGAGGCGGTTAATAAATTGTTAATAGAAAATAAAAAGGACGCTTCCAGTATCCGAAAAGATGAAGTAGATTTGAATAAGATAGAAAAAACCCTTGATACGCAAGACATGATCGAGAAATCGGATGTATTTGTAAGTATCGACGGCGTTCTAAAAGCGATAGTAAAACAGAAGACACCAATAGCAAGAGTTTATGATGGTGAGAACTCTTTTTATATTGACTATGAGGGAAATAAAATGCCTTTATCAGACAATTTTACAGCGCGTGTTCCTCTTGTTTCAGGAGCAATAAATAAAAAAAATAACGAAGATTTAGCCGCCCTATTTCGCACAATTTATGACGATGCGTTTTTGAAAAAAAACATCATTGCAATCCAAATTATGCCTAATGGCAGCCTAAAAATGTTTAATAGAAATTATGATTACTTCATCGATTTTGGCAGAACGATGAATGTTGATAAGAAATTTAGAAACTACAAAGCCTTTTTTCAAAAAGCAGTTTTAGATAGTTCGTTATATAAATACAATAAGATTGACCTGAGGTTTACAGAACAAGTAGTTTGCACAAAATAATAGAAAATGGAAAAAGATAACATTGCAGTAGGTCTAGATATTGGAACAACCAAGATAGTTGCCATGATAGGCAAGAAGAACGAGTATGGCAAGTTGGAAATTTTGGGAATTGGTAAGTCCAAAAGTTTGGGTGTTGCGAGAGGTGTTGTAAACAACATTACGCAAACTATCCAATCAATTCAACAGGCTATTTTAGAAGCAGAAAATAATTCAGGATATAAAATTAAAGATGTTGTTGTGGGTATTGCCGGACAACACATTAGAAGTATACAGCATACAGATTACATCAGCCGCAGTAATCCGGAAGAAGTAATTGGCGAAAATGATATTCAGCTTTTGATTGATCAGGTTAATAAACTTGCGATGTTGCCGGGAGAAGAAATTATTCACGTTTTACCGCAGGAATTTAAAATCGACGGACAATCGGAGATCAAAGAACCAATTGGAATGTACGGTGGAAGATTAGAATCTAGTTTTCACGTAGTTGTTGGGCAGGCATCATCGATCAGAAATGTGGGAAGATGTATTCAGAGTTCAGGAATTGAATTATCCGGATTGACATTAGAGCCATTGGCTTCGGCAGATGCAGTTCTTAGTCAGGAAGAAAAAGAAGCCGGTGTTGCGCTTATCGATATTGGTGGCGGAACAACAGATCTGGCCATTTTTAAAGATGGAATTATTCGTCATACTGCTGTAATTCCTTTTGGAGGAAATGTAATTACAGAAGATATTAAAGAAGGATGTTCAATAATTGAAAAACAGGCAGAACTTTTAAAAATTAAATTTGGATCAGCCTGGCCGGGAGAAAATAAAGATAACGAGATTGTTTCTATTCCGGGATTAAGAGGAAGAGAGCCAAAAGAAATTTCGCTTAAAAACTTATCTAAAATTATTCATGCTCGTGTAGTAGAAATTATAGAACAGGTTTTTGCCGAAATTAAGGCTTACGGACACGAGGATCCGCGTAAAAAACTGATCGCAGGAATTGTTCTGACAGGTGGTGGAGCTGAGTTAAAACATATCAAACAATTAGTAGAGTATATTACAGGTATGGATACCAGAATTGGATATCCAAATGAGCATTTAGCAGGAAATTCAAGCGAAGAAATTTCCAGCCCGTTGTTTGCAACCGCAGTTGGTTTGGTCATGAACAGCATCGAAAACAGTACGCAAAGTGCTGTTAGAATGGAGTTGGTTAACGAACAGCCAAAAGTGGTTTACAGAACTCCTCCGACTAAGCCACAACTACCGGTAAAACCGCTGGAATACGAAGTTGAAGAAAACTACGTTGAAAGAGAAGAAACTTTTGAACCGCCAAAACAAGTTGGAAATAAGAGGCCTTCAAAAGATGAATCTACCGAAACAAAAATCAGAAAATCATTTTTTGATACATATGTCGATAAAATCAAAGAATTTTTAGACAACGCAGAATAAAATAATAATAAACGAAAAGGATTACTTTTTGCCCCAAGTCAAGAAGTAAAAAATGTATTTAATAAGAATTTCAAAACCAAAAAGATGATGAGCAACTCAGAATTTGGAAGTATTTCATTTGATTTACCGAAAAACCAATCAAATGTAATCAAAGTAATAGGTGTTGGCGGAGGCGGAAGTAACGCAATCAACCACATGTTCAAGCAAGGTATTAAAGGGGTAGATTTTATCGTTTGTAATACAGATTCACAAGCACTTCAAAATAGTGCTGTACCAAATAAAATTCAATTAGGGATGAACCTGACAGAGGGTCTTGGCGCAGGAGCGAACCCTGATGTCGGACAACAATCTGCTATTGAAAGTATTGCCGATATCGAAAAAATGTTAGACCGTGGTACTAAGATGGTATTTATTACCGCTGGTATGGGTGGTGGTACAGGTACGGGTGCTGCTCCGGTAATTGCACAATTGGCAAAAGAAAGAGAAATTTTGACGGTTGGTATCGTAACAATTCCGTTTCAGTTTGAAGGGAAAGTGCGTCAGGAACAAGCGCTTTTAGGAATCGAAAAATTACGTAAACAAGTAGATTCGTTAATCGTAATCAACAATAATAAATTAAGAGAAGTATACGGAAATCTTGGTTTTAAAGCCGGATTCTCTAAAGCGGATGAAGTTTTGGCAACTGCCTCAAGAGGTATTGCCGAAGTAATTACGCACCACTATACTCAAAATATCGATTTACGTGATGCAAAAACTGTTTTGGCAAACAGCGGAACTGCGATCATGGGATCTTCTGTTGCCGTAGGTGAAAACAGAGCGAAAGATGCTATTATTTCGGCATTGGATTCTCCGTTATTAAACGACAACAAAATTACAGGAGCCAAAAACGTATTGTTGCTTATCGTTTCTGGATCAAACGAAATCACGCTTGATGAAATTGGAGAAATCAACGATCATATCCAGGCAGAAGCAGGTTATAACGCTAATATTATCATGGGAGTTGGTGAAGACGAAACTCTTGGTGAATCTATTGCGGTAACGATTATTGCGACTGGTTTTGATGTTGAACAGCAAAATGAAATTGTAAATACAGAACCTAAGAAAATTATTCACACATTAGAAGATGAGCAAAGAAGTGTTCATAATTTAACGAATAAAGCGCTTACTTCTTTTGATTTAACAATGAATACGCCTACAGCAAAATCAGAAGAAAAAATTGTTTTTGATTTAATGGAAGATACGGCAGTTGCTCCCGTAATCCCAACTCCGGTTGCTGTTGCTCCAGTAATCAATCAGGACGAATTGGTAGTAATGTCAGAGTTTATTAAAAATCTTGATGTAACTTTTGAAATCGTTTCGCCAATTACAGATATCGATTTTACTATTTCCAGTCCGCAAACCCCCGCTTTTCAGGAAGTAAAACCTGTACAGCAAAGAGTATTTGAAAAAGAAGAACAAACAACATTCTCTTTTGATTTGCCTCTTTTTAGAGCTGAGCCGGAAGTTAAGAAAGAGCCGGTTGTTGAAGACACGAGAATTTTGTTTGAATTAACAAACGAAACCCGCAATATTAAAGTGAACGATCCGGTTTCATTTGTTCCGGTAACAGAACTTTCTGATAATGGAATCATCAAATATTCTCTGGAAGAATATATGGAAGTTGAAAATGATTTAGTTACATCAAAACCAATTGAAAAAGTGGTTGAAGATGTAATTCCTGCGGAATTAAATATCACTATGAAACCAAGAGTTGATTTTGCTCAGGAAGCTGCTTTTACGACAACGGATCACGCTTCTCCGATGGAATTAACAATCGAAGAAACATTACGTTTAAGAGCAGAAGAAAGAAGAAAGAAACTAAAAGAATTTAATTATAAATTCCATAACAATGTTTCGAGAATTGATGAACTTGAAAAAGAGCCTGCTTACAAAAGATTAGGTATTGATCTTTCAAATAATCAGTCTAATACAACCAATTCAAGAATTTCTGTTGGTACAGATAGTAATAATGATTTGCAATTGCGTTCAAATAATTCATTTTTGCACGATAACGTAGATTAATTTTACATTCATATAAATAGGATAACCCGAAAATTGGATTTAATTTTCGGGTTATTTTTTTTATCTTCGCACAGAATTTAGAAATTTGACTTCCTTAATAGGCTTTTAAAGTGAATCTTATTGTCAGTTCGAGTCCTTCGGCTTCGCTCAGAATAAACTAGTAGAGAACAAATTTTAAATAAATACATCAATCATAAGCATAGCTTATTAAAATAAAAACAAAAAAATGAGT
It contains:
- the mraY gene encoding phospho-N-acetylmuramoyl-pentapeptide-transferase, translating into MLYYLFEYLRKTLDMPGAGVFQYITFRSALAFMLSLLLSTIYGKRVINFLRKQQVGETVRELGLAGQNEKAGTPTMGGLIIIFATLVPVLLFARLQNIYIVLLIVTTLWMGTIGFVDDYIKIFKKDKQGLKGIFKVIGQVGLGLIVGTVLYFNPAVTIRTDNVRTDLLRANNNTTVVLPAPVEEKSTATTIPFVKNNEFDYAEVLSFLGDGYEKWAWLIFIPVVIFIITAVSNGANLTDGIDGLAAGTSAISVLALGIFTFVSGNIIFSNYLNIMYIPNSGEMTVFISAFVGALIGFLWYNSFPASVFMGDTGSLTIGGIIAVLAIAVRKEILIVLFCGIFLAESASVIIQVAYFKYTKKRFGEGRRIFLMSPLHHHYQKKGYHESKIVTRFWIVAIMLAILSIVTLKLR
- the murD gene encoding UDP-N-acetylmuramoyl-L-alanine--D-glutamate ligase; translation: MRLVVLGGGESGVGTAILGKKQGYEVFVSDFGKIKESYKEVLIINGIAWEEEQHTEDLILNADVVMKSPGIPEKSPIVKKLIAAGVKVISEIEFAKPFTEALTIGITGSNGKTTTTMLTHHLLKSAGLNIGLGGNIGKSFAWQVAENKYDAYVLELSSFQLDGIIDYRPDIAIITNISPDHLDRYEYKYQNYINSKFRITMNQTESDYLIYDADDEAITEWLKNNKTKAKLIPFSLTKSFDEGASINNNKMEIKINQEEFTMETEYIALEGKHNMKNAMAASSVAKLMQIRNATIRESLSNFQGVEHRLEKVLKIQNVQYINDSKATNVNATFFALDSMNVPTVWIVGGVDKGNDYNELMSLVREKVKAIICLGIDNQKIINAFGNVVDIMVEVNNMNDAVKTAQRLTEKGDAVLLSPACASFDLFENYEDRGKQFKQAVHNL
- a CDS encoding FtsW/RodA/SpoVE family cell cycle protein, coding for MKELVNKLKGDRVIWSFVALLALFSFMPVFSASSNLAYIGHGTGNTLGYLVKHLAHICIGFMIIYWVHKVPYHYFRAISKIALPVVWILLLYTLLKGTVIAGANASRWIQVPFIGITFQTSTLASIVLFIYVARYLSKTKEENEPFQTSFVQLWIPVFITLALILPANFSTTALIFSMVMMLTFIGKYPLKYIGFIIGSGIAMLAFFLLVAKAFPESRFFSRVSTWESRIANFTTDKPDEDDYQIEKAKIAIASGRLGGLGPGKSVQKNFLPQSSSDFIYAIIVEEYGLVGGVSILVLYLLLLFRFVIASHKATTLFGKLVVVGLGFPMIFQAMINMAVAVELLPVTGQTLPLISSGGSSIWMTCFSLGIIISVTKKDEEIVEEQLEKERRKEALQRLIDKELAEEDLPVDEREEIYEGEPMYSIEDKSRNPMNAVLNK
- the murG gene encoding undecaprenyldiphospho-muramoylpentapeptide beta-N-acetylglucosaminyltransferase; this translates as MTNYKFILSGGGTGGHIYPAIAIANELKLQFPDAEFLFVGAKDKMEMQKVPQAGYEIKGLWIAGLQRKLTLQNLMFPLKLATSLLESRRIIRQFKPNVVIGTGGFASGPLLQAAGGAGIPTVIQEQNSFPGITNKLLSKKASAICVAYENLERFFPKEKMVLTGNPVRQDLIDIDSKRDEAIAFYGLDANKKTLLILGGSLGARRVNQLIEKELHNILSQDVQIIWQCGKLYFEDYKKHQQQHVRVVDFIERMDFVYAAADIIISRAGASSVSELCIVGKPVIFIPSPNVAEDHQTKNAQAIVDAKGAVLLKESELESQFSIVFEALLKDYGKQNQLSENIKKLAKPNATKLIVEEIKKLL
- the murC gene encoding UDP-N-acetylmuramate--L-alanine ligase, which codes for MNLNQIQNVYFIGIGGIGMSALARYFKYIGKQVSGYDKTPSMLTSELIESGIDIHFEDNISLIPNDYFVENTLVIFTPAVPKTHSEWNYFIERNYEIKKRAEVLGLITKDTFSFAVAGTHGKTTTSSILGHILYESGADVTAFVGGIVENYDSNLIGNGKTVTVVEADEFDRSFLHLHPNIACITSMDADHLDIYGTSEAIEASFVEFASKVENKNNLFITKELPLEGVQCAINEDAVYKAFNVRIENGSYVFDVQTPSEIMKDLRFGLPGKHNLMNGLMAIAMAKTFGTPTDSIAKAIASFNGIRRRFSYQIKSENLVYIDDYAHHPTEINAVHQAVRELYPNRKVLAIFQPHLFSRTRDFADGFAASLSQFDEVFLMDIYPARELPMEGITSEWLLEKMTNSNKKIVAKNDLLAQIKASDAPIIVTIGAGDIGEMVPSIKKMLNENI
- a CDS encoding cell division protein FtsQ/DivIB, whose translation is MKIFNWTNIRLLLIFGLVLFLYSFAQHRNGDRKLKKSMVVFVGENTLFVKPEAVNKLLIENKKDASSIRKDEVDLNKIEKTLDTQDMIEKSDVFVSIDGVLKAIVKQKTPIARVYDGENSFYIDYEGNKMPLSDNFTARVPLVSGAINKKNNEDLAALFRTIYDDAFLKKNIIAIQIMPNGSLKMFNRNYDYFIDFGRTMNVDKKFRNYKAFFQKAVLDSSLYKYNKIDLRFTEQVVCTK
- the ftsA gene encoding cell division protein FtsA, with product MEKDNIAVGLDIGTTKIVAMIGKKNEYGKLEILGIGKSKSLGVARGVVNNITQTIQSIQQAILEAENNSGYKIKDVVVGIAGQHIRSIQHTDYISRSNPEEVIGENDIQLLIDQVNKLAMLPGEEIIHVLPQEFKIDGQSEIKEPIGMYGGRLESSFHVVVGQASSIRNVGRCIQSSGIELSGLTLEPLASADAVLSQEEKEAGVALIDIGGGTTDLAIFKDGIIRHTAVIPFGGNVITEDIKEGCSIIEKQAELLKIKFGSAWPGENKDNEIVSIPGLRGREPKEISLKNLSKIIHARVVEIIEQVFAEIKAYGHEDPRKKLIAGIVLTGGGAELKHIKQLVEYITGMDTRIGYPNEHLAGNSSEEISSPLFATAVGLVMNSIENSTQSAVRMELVNEQPKVVYRTPPTKPQLPVKPLEYEVEENYVEREETFEPPKQVGNKRPSKDESTETKIRKSFFDTYVDKIKEFLDNAE
- the ftsZ gene encoding cell division protein FtsZ produces the protein MMSNSEFGSISFDLPKNQSNVIKVIGVGGGGSNAINHMFKQGIKGVDFIVCNTDSQALQNSAVPNKIQLGMNLTEGLGAGANPDVGQQSAIESIADIEKMLDRGTKMVFITAGMGGGTGTGAAPVIAQLAKEREILTVGIVTIPFQFEGKVRQEQALLGIEKLRKQVDSLIVINNNKLREVYGNLGFKAGFSKADEVLATASRGIAEVITHHYTQNIDLRDAKTVLANSGTAIMGSSVAVGENRAKDAIISALDSPLLNDNKITGAKNVLLLIVSGSNEITLDEIGEINDHIQAEAGYNANIIMGVGEDETLGESIAVTIIATGFDVEQQNEIVNTEPKKIIHTLEDEQRSVHNLTNKALTSFDLTMNTPTAKSEEKIVFDLMEDTAVAPVIPTPVAVAPVINQDELVVMSEFIKNLDVTFEIVSPITDIDFTISSPQTPAFQEVKPVQQRVFEKEEQTTFSFDLPLFRAEPEVKKEPVVEDTRILFELTNETRNIKVNDPVSFVPVTELSDNGIIKYSLEEYMEVENDLVTSKPIEKVVEDVIPAELNITMKPRVDFAQEAAFTTTDHASPMELTIEETLRLRAEERRKKLKEFNYKFHNNVSRIDELEKEPAYKRLGIDLSNNQSNTTNSRISVGTDSNNDLQLRSNNSFLHDNVD